Proteins from one Mycobacterium sp. SMC-2 genomic window:
- a CDS encoding enoyl-CoA hydratase/isomerase family protein translates to MPVSHPPVNYDEFPSLRCEVGDNGILTLVLDAPGLNSVGPQMHRDLADIWPAIARDPAVRVVLVRGEGKAFSSGGSFDLIAETIGDYEGRIRIMREARDLVLNMVNFDKPVVSAIRGPAVGAGLVVALLADVSVAGRTAKLIDGHTKLGVAAGDHAAICWPLLVGMAKAKYYLLTCETLLGEEAERIGLVSTCVDDDDVLSTATGIAEDLARGAQNAIRWTKHSLNHWYRMFAPAFDTSLGLEFLSFSGPDVQEGLAAHREKRPARFTGENAS, encoded by the coding sequence GTGCCAGTCAGCCATCCCCCTGTGAACTACGACGAGTTTCCCAGCCTGCGCTGCGAAGTGGGCGATAACGGCATCCTGACGCTGGTTCTTGATGCCCCCGGCCTCAATTCGGTCGGGCCGCAGATGCACCGCGACCTCGCGGACATCTGGCCGGCGATCGCCCGCGACCCCGCCGTGCGCGTCGTGCTGGTCCGCGGCGAAGGCAAGGCGTTCTCCTCCGGCGGCAGCTTCGACCTGATCGCCGAAACCATCGGCGACTACGAGGGCCGGATCCGCATCATGCGGGAGGCCCGCGACCTGGTGCTCAACATGGTCAACTTCGACAAGCCCGTCGTCTCGGCGATCCGGGGACCGGCCGTCGGGGCGGGCCTGGTGGTGGCCCTGCTCGCCGACGTCTCGGTGGCGGGCCGCACCGCGAAACTCATCGACGGGCACACCAAGCTTGGCGTGGCCGCCGGCGACCACGCCGCGATCTGCTGGCCGCTGCTGGTCGGCATGGCCAAGGCCAAGTACTACCTGCTCACCTGCGAGACCCTGCTGGGCGAAGAAGCCGAGCGCATCGGCCTGGTGTCCACCTGTGTCGACGACGATGACGTGCTGTCCACGGCCACGGGGATCGCCGAGGATCTGGCGCGCGGTGCGCAGAACGCCATCCGCTGGACCAAGCACAGCCTCAATCACTGGTATCGCATGTTCGCGCCAGCCTTCGACACCTCGCTCGGCCTGGAATTCCTCAGCTTCAGCGGCCCCGACGTGCAGGAAGGCCTGGCCGCGCACCGCGAGAAGCGGCCGGCCCGATTTACCGGCGAAAATGCCTCCTGA
- a CDS encoding cation:proton antiporter, with protein sequence MNESLGYALVVLFCSAVGLAAVLANRLTERVKIPVPLLVLVGAAVAVHAVPVVQSPSERTVERVITIALVLVLFDGGMHIGPWRFRAAAVSILSVGVVGTALTAAGAALMVHYACGIDWFPAVLVATAVAPTDPAVVFSVLGKREIRGRSGTILEGESGANDPVGISLMSSLIAAGGLSAAGFASVGTQFVLQMAIGLAVGVIGGRALLVFMRRVALPSEGLYPLRTLASSLMLYGIATLAHGSGFLAVFVAGIVIGDARAPYKPEIKRFHAALAGLAEIVAFAVLGLTVDLNVLTHPDVWIPGLALGVALTLVIRPLAVGSCLVPVRLQRNERVFILFAGLKGAVPILLGEFLRAAHVADAERLYGIVVVVVIFSVLVQGSSVPGVANLLQLPMRTVETRPWEIGVRLADEPQGAHRFSVARGSTAEGCTVEGLGDRVGDIWVSIVVRATGLVPVRGDTELRAGDEVVVLADPDLHDTLAEIFGSS encoded by the coding sequence GTGAACGAATCTCTTGGGTACGCGCTGGTCGTTTTGTTCTGCAGCGCAGTCGGTTTGGCCGCAGTGTTGGCGAACCGTCTTACCGAGCGGGTCAAGATCCCGGTGCCCCTGCTCGTGCTCGTCGGAGCCGCCGTGGCGGTGCATGCGGTGCCCGTGGTGCAGTCGCCGTCCGAGCGGACCGTGGAACGGGTGATCACCATCGCGTTGGTGTTGGTGTTGTTCGACGGCGGCATGCACATCGGGCCGTGGCGGTTCCGCGCGGCGGCTGTTTCCATCCTGTCGGTGGGAGTCGTGGGCACCGCACTCACCGCCGCGGGGGCGGCGCTGATGGTGCACTACGCGTGCGGAATCGACTGGTTCCCGGCGGTGCTCGTGGCCACAGCCGTCGCCCCCACCGATCCGGCCGTGGTTTTTTCCGTCCTGGGCAAACGCGAGATCAGGGGTCGCAGCGGCACCATCCTGGAGGGCGAGTCCGGCGCCAATGATCCGGTCGGCATCTCCTTGATGTCCAGCCTGATTGCCGCCGGTGGCCTCAGCGCAGCCGGATTCGCCAGCGTGGGAACCCAATTCGTGCTGCAGATGGCGATCGGCCTGGCCGTCGGGGTGATCGGCGGCCGTGCCCTGCTGGTCTTCATGCGCCGCGTTGCACTACCGAGCGAAGGCCTCTACCCGCTGCGAACGCTGGCGTCCAGCCTGATGTTGTACGGCATCGCCACGCTCGCGCACGGCTCGGGGTTTCTGGCGGTGTTCGTCGCCGGCATCGTGATCGGCGACGCCCGCGCGCCCTACAAGCCGGAGATCAAGCGATTCCACGCCGCCCTGGCCGGCCTCGCCGAGATCGTCGCGTTCGCCGTTCTGGGTTTAACCGTCGACCTCAACGTGCTTACCCATCCCGATGTCTGGATTCCCGGGCTCGCACTCGGTGTGGCCCTGACTCTGGTGATTCGTCCGTTGGCGGTGGGCTCCTGCCTGGTTCCAGTCCGACTACAGCGCAACGAACGCGTCTTCATCTTGTTCGCCGGGCTCAAGGGCGCGGTCCCGATCCTGCTGGGCGAGTTCCTCAGGGCCGCCCACGTCGCCGACGCCGAACGCCTATACGGCATCGTGGTGGTCGTCGTCATATTCTCAGTGCTGGTGCAGGGCAGCTCGGTGCCCGGTGTCGCGAATCTGTTGCAGCTGCCCATGCGCACCGTGGAGACCCGGCCGTGGGAGATAGGTGTCCGGCTCGCGGACGAACCGCAGGGGGCCCATCGCTTCAGCGTTGCCCGTGGGTCGACCGCCGAGGGATGCACGGTCGAGGGGCTCGGTGACCGTGTCGGCGACATCTGGGTGAGCATCGTGGTCCGCGCCACCGGCCTGGTGCCGGTCCGGGGCGACACCGAACTTCGGGCGGGCGACGAGGTCGTCGTCCTGGCGGATCCCGACCTCCATGACACCTTGGCCGAGATTTTCGGATCCTCGTAG
- the dxs gene encoding 1-deoxy-D-xylulose-5-phosphate synthase, translating to MLEQIRGPADLQHLSGQQLRDLAAEIRQFLIHKVAATGGHLGPNLGVVELTLALHRVFDSPHDPIIFDTGHQAYVHKMLTGRAQDFESLRKKGGLSGYPSRAESEHDWVESSHASAALSYADGLAKAFELTGHRNRHVVAVVGDGALTGGMCWEALNNIAASRRPVIIVVNDNGRSYAPTIGGVADRLATLRLQPAYEQALEKGRDAVRSLPFFGELAYRFMHSVKAGIKDSLSPQLLFTDLGLKYVGPVDGHDERAVEAALRHARGFGRPVIVHVVTRKGMGFGPAEDDEAEQMHSCGVIDPVTGEATKVAGPGWTATFSDALIGYARKRRDIVAITAAMPGPTGLTAFGQQFPDRLFDVGIAEQHAMTSAAGLAMGGMHPVVAIYSTFLNRAFDQIMMDVALHKLPVTMVLDRAGITGSDGASHNGMWDLSMLGIVPGMRVAAPRDATRVREELGEALDVNDGPTALRFPKGDVGEDIPVIERRGAGISAIDVLATPAAGLNHDVLLVGVGAFVPMALEVAKRLHNQGIGVTVIDPRWVLPVSEGVLELATQHKLVVTCEDNGVNGGVGSAVSAALRRADIDIPCRDVGLPQRFYEHASRGELLADLGLTDQDVARRITGWVAALGSSVTEAEIREHLD from the coding sequence ATGCTGGAACAGATCCGCGGGCCCGCTGATCTGCAACACCTGTCGGGGCAGCAGCTGCGCGATCTGGCCGCCGAGATTCGCCAGTTCCTGATTCACAAGGTCGCTGCCACCGGGGGGCACCTGGGGCCCAACCTCGGCGTGGTCGAACTGACGCTGGCGCTGCACCGGGTGTTCGACTCCCCGCACGACCCGATCATCTTCGACACCGGTCATCAGGCCTACGTGCACAAGATGCTGACCGGTCGCGCGCAGGACTTCGAGAGCCTGCGCAAGAAGGGCGGGCTGTCGGGCTATCCGTCGCGCGCGGAGAGCGAACACGACTGGGTGGAGTCCAGCCACGCCAGCGCCGCGCTGTCGTACGCGGACGGGCTGGCCAAGGCGTTCGAGCTGACCGGCCACCGCAACCGGCACGTGGTCGCCGTGGTCGGCGACGGCGCGCTCACCGGCGGGATGTGCTGGGAGGCGCTGAACAACATCGCCGCGTCGCGCCGCCCGGTGATCATCGTGGTGAACGACAACGGCCGCAGCTATGCGCCGACGATCGGCGGCGTCGCCGACCGCCTGGCCACGCTGCGGCTGCAACCGGCCTACGAGCAGGCCCTGGAGAAGGGCCGCGACGCGGTGCGCTCGCTGCCGTTCTTCGGCGAGCTCGCCTACCGGTTCATGCACAGCGTCAAGGCCGGCATCAAGGACTCGCTGTCCCCGCAGCTGCTGTTCACCGATCTCGGGCTGAAGTACGTGGGACCGGTCGACGGCCACGACGAACGCGCGGTGGAGGCCGCGCTGCGCCACGCGCGCGGCTTCGGCCGGCCGGTGATCGTGCACGTCGTCACCCGCAAGGGCATGGGTTTTGGGCCGGCGGAGGACGACGAGGCCGAGCAGATGCATTCCTGCGGCGTGATCGACCCGGTCACGGGGGAGGCCACCAAGGTCGCCGGCCCCGGGTGGACCGCCACCTTCTCGGACGCGCTCATCGGCTACGCCAGGAAGCGCCGCGACATCGTGGCCATCACCGCCGCGATGCCCGGCCCGACCGGGCTGACGGCCTTTGGCCAACAATTCCCGGATCGGCTGTTCGACGTCGGCATCGCCGAGCAGCACGCGATGACGTCGGCGGCCGGCCTGGCGATGGGCGGCATGCACCCGGTGGTGGCCATCTATTCGACGTTCCTCAACCGGGCCTTCGACCAGATCATGATGGACGTCGCGCTGCACAAGCTGCCCGTCACCATGGTGCTCGACCGGGCCGGGATCACCGGGTCTGACGGCGCCAGCCACAACGGCATGTGGGACCTGTCGATGCTGGGCATCGTGCCCGGCATGCGGGTGGCCGCGCCCCGCGACGCAACCCGGGTGCGCGAGGAACTCGGTGAGGCCCTCGACGTCAACGACGGCCCGACGGCGCTCCGTTTCCCCAAAGGTGATGTGGGCGAAGACATCCCGGTGATCGAACGTCGCGGGGCGGGCATCTCGGCCATCGACGTGCTCGCCACGCCGGCCGCCGGACTGAACCACGACGTGCTGCTGGTGGGCGTCGGCGCGTTCGTCCCGATGGCGTTGGAGGTGGCCAAGCGGCTGCACAACCAGGGCATCGGCGTGACGGTGATCGACCCGCGCTGGGTGTTACCGGTGTCCGAGGGGGTGCTCGAGCTCGCCACCCAGCACAAACTCGTTGTCACGTGCGAGGACAACGGGGTCAACGGCGGGGTGGGGTCGGCGGTGTCCGCGGCGTTGCGGCGCGCCGACATCGACATCCCGTGCCGCGACGTCGGCCTGCCGCAGCGGTTCTACGAGCACGCCTCGCGGGGCGAGCTGCTCGCCGACCTGGGCCTGACGGATCAGGATGTGGCGCGCCGCATCACCGGCTGGGTCGCCGCGCTGGGCAGTTCTGTCACCGAAGCTGAGATCCGCGAGCACCTCGACTAG
- a CDS encoding IS481 family transposase has product MSHANAALTPRARLRLAELIVEGGWTYAEAAKMFMVAPRTAKKWADRFRAEGALGMIDRSSRPRISPTRTAPELVRQIVGVRWRHRLGPVQIAGRLGMPASTVHAVLTRCRINRLSAIDRATGEPLRRYEHAHPGALIHVDVTKFGNIPDGGGHKFVSRQQSKHNAIQTAHRTGNRGDSAKNWRPRIGTAFVHTVIDDHSRMAYAEICTNEKAATAIGVLQRAVAWFAERGVTVERVLSDNGSAYRSSAWRDACAELRITPKRTRPYRPQTNGKIERFHRTLADGWAYAQLYESTEQRDTALPGWLHFYNHHRAHSAIGGQPPVTRLTNLPGHHN; this is encoded by the coding sequence GTGTCCCACGCTAATGCTGCTTTGACCCCGCGTGCTCGGTTGAGGCTCGCTGAGCTGATCGTCGAGGGTGGCTGGACCTACGCCGAGGCCGCCAAGATGTTCATGGTCGCACCGCGAACTGCCAAGAAGTGGGCCGACCGCTTCCGCGCCGAAGGTGCGCTCGGGATGATTGACCGCAGCTCCCGGCCGCGGATCAGCCCCACCCGCACTGCGCCTGAGCTCGTGCGACAGATAGTCGGCGTGCGGTGGCGTCACCGGCTCGGGCCCGTGCAGATCGCCGGACGCTTGGGCATGCCGGCATCGACTGTGCACGCAGTGCTGACCCGTTGTCGGATCAACCGCCTGTCGGCCATCGATCGCGCTACCGGTGAGCCACTGCGCCGCTACGAGCACGCTCATCCCGGCGCGCTGATTCACGTCGATGTCACCAAGTTCGGCAACATTCCCGACGGCGGCGGCCACAAGTTCGTGAGCCGACAACAAAGTAAGCACAACGCGATACAGACGGCCCACCGCACCGGTAATCGCGGCGACTCCGCCAAGAATTGGCGTCCCAGGATCGGAACGGCATTCGTACACACCGTCATTGACGACCACTCCCGCATGGCCTACGCCGAGATTTGCACCAATGAGAAAGCTGCCACCGCGATCGGCGTGCTGCAGCGCGCGGTGGCCTGGTTCGCCGAGCGCGGCGTGACCGTTGAACGAGTGCTGTCCGACAACGGGTCTGCCTACAGGTCCAGCGCATGGCGCGACGCTTGCGCCGAACTGCGCATCACCCCTAAGCGGACCCGTCCCTACCGACCTCAGACCAACGGCAAGATTGAGCGATTCCACCGCACCCTCGCCGACGGCTGGGCCTACGCCCAGCTCTACGAGTCAACCGAACAGCGCGACACCGCACTGCCCGGCTGGCTGCATTTCTACAATCATCACCGAGCCCACTCCGCCATCGGAGGCCAGCCACCCGTGACACGACTGACCAACCTCCCTGGACATCACAACTAG
- a CDS encoding DUF3000 domain-containing protein, whose product MNSTTVRPEIELGPIRPPQRLAPFSYALGAEVKHPDREIVPERSDGDAFGRLILLYDPEGADAWDGTIRLVAYIQADLDPSEAVDPLLPEVAWSWLVDALESRLEHVTALGGTVTATTSVRYGDISGPPRAHQLELRASWTATTPQVGVHVEAFCEVLEHAAGLPPTGVTDLSSRSRA is encoded by the coding sequence ATGAACTCCACCACCGTGCGCCCGGAGATCGAGCTGGGCCCGATTCGTCCGCCGCAGCGCCTGGCCCCGTTCAGCTACGCGCTGGGGGCCGAGGTCAAGCATCCCGACCGTGAGATTGTTCCCGAGCGATCCGACGGCGACGCCTTCGGCCGGCTGATCCTGCTGTACGACCCGGAAGGCGCCGACGCGTGGGACGGCACCATCCGCCTGGTCGCCTACATCCAGGCCGACCTGGACCCCAGCGAGGCCGTCGACCCCCTGCTCCCAGAGGTGGCATGGAGCTGGCTGGTCGACGCCCTGGAGTCCCGGCTGGAGCACGTGACCGCCCTGGGCGGCACCGTGACCGCCACCACGTCGGTGCGCTACGGCGACATCTCCGGGCCGCCGCGCGCCCACCAGTTGGAGTTGCGGGCGTCGTGGACGGCGACCACGCCGCAGGTCGGCGTCCACGTCGAGGCCTTCTGTGAGGTACTGGAACACGCGGCGGGGTTACCGCCGACGGGCGTCACCGATCTGAGCTCGCGGTCACGCGCCTGA
- a CDS encoding ribonuclease D: MSQPEAHGPAAPDSTEPEPTPLLHPAEGIPDLSVTVRQIRDAAELLGRGRGPFAVDAERASGFRYSNRAYLIQIRRAGAGTVLIDPVSHGADPLDALRPVAEVLSEDEWILHSADQDLPCLAEVGLQPPALYDTELAGRLAGFERVNLATMVERLLGSGLVKGHGAADWSKRPLPAEWLNYAALDVELLIELRAAIADVLAEQGKTGWAAEEFDYLRQVGSRDLGAAMRRDRWRRTSGIHRVRDQRGLAAVRELWLTRDRIAQRRDIAPRRILPDSAIIEAAIANPKTVEDLTALPVFGGRNQRRSAATWLGALEAARQTKNPPADAEPPNGPPPLARWSRRKPEAAARLEAARAALSEVSERVNVPTENLVSPDLVRRLCWDWEATPDPLDAVETFLRAGQARAWQRELVDPALARALQPPAEPEDENAEIDGSAQKFE; the protein is encoded by the coding sequence ATGTCCCAACCGGAGGCCCACGGGCCCGCCGCGCCCGACAGCACCGAACCCGAACCCACGCCGCTGCTGCATCCGGCCGAGGGGATTCCGGACCTGTCGGTCACCGTCCGCCAGATCCGGGATGCCGCGGAGCTGCTGGGCCGTGGGCGGGGACCCTTTGCGGTGGACGCCGAGCGGGCGTCGGGATTCCGGTACTCCAACCGGGCCTACCTGATTCAGATCCGGCGGGCCGGCGCCGGCACCGTGCTCATCGACCCGGTCAGCCACGGTGCCGACCCGCTGGACGCGCTGCGGCCCGTCGCCGAGGTGCTGAGCGAAGACGAATGGATCCTGCACTCCGCCGACCAGGACCTGCCCTGCCTGGCGGAGGTGGGGTTGCAGCCGCCGGCGCTGTACGACACCGAGCTCGCCGGGCGGCTGGCCGGGTTCGAGCGGGTGAACCTGGCGACCATGGTGGAGCGGCTGCTGGGATCCGGGCTGGTCAAGGGCCACGGTGCGGCCGACTGGTCCAAACGCCCGCTGCCCGCGGAATGGCTCAATTACGCGGCGCTGGATGTGGAACTGCTAATCGAGCTGCGCGCCGCGATCGCCGACGTCCTTGCCGAGCAGGGTAAAACCGGTTGGGCCGCAGAGGAATTCGACTATCTGCGACAGGTGGGATCACGGGATCTCGGCGCGGCGATGCGACGCGACCGGTGGCGACGCACGTCCGGGATCCATCGGGTGCGCGACCAACGCGGCCTGGCCGCGGTCCGCGAACTGTGGTTGACGCGCGACCGCATCGCCCAGCGCCGCGACATCGCACCGCGACGCATCCTGCCGGACTCAGCCATCATCGAGGCCGCCATCGCCAACCCGAAGACGGTCGAGGACCTCACCGCGTTGCCGGTGTTCGGTGGGCGCAATCAACGTCGCAGCGCCGCCACCTGGTTGGGCGCGCTCGAAGCGGCGCGGCAAACCAAGAATCCGCCCGCCGATGCCGAACCGCCGAACGGCCCGCCACCGCTGGCGCGGTGGAGCCGGCGCAAACCCGAGGCCGCCGCACGGCTGGAGGCGGCGCGCGCGGCGCTGTCGGAGGTGTCCGAGCGGGTCAACGTGCCCACCGAGAACCTGGTCTCACCCGACTTGGTACGACGGCTGTGCTGGGACTGGGAGGCCACGCCCGATCCTCTCGATGCCGTCGAGACGTTCCTGCGCGCCGGGCAAGCCCGGGCTTGGCAGCGGGAATTGGTGGATCCCGCTCTGGCCCGGGCGCTGCAACCGCCCGCCGAGCCGGAGGACGAGAACGCCGAAATCGACGGCAGCGCACAAAAATTCGAGTAA
- the hemE gene encoding uroporphyrinogen decarboxylase — protein sequence MSTRRDLPESPYLAAVTGGKPGRLPVWFMRQAGRSLPEYRALRAQTDMLSACFDAELVCEITLQPVRRHGVDAAILFSDIVVPLLGAGVDLDIVAGVGPVIASPVRTAGDIDAMKPLDRQRIQPVSDAVTLLVAALGDVPLIGFAGAPFTLASYLIEGGPSRHHARTKAMMLAEPDSWHALMEKLTDITVGFLRAQVEAGVDAIQVFDSWAGALSLADYRTYVEPHSARVFGALAEHGVPMTHFGVGTAELLGAMSTVGATVVGVDWRTSLTDAAARVAPGTALQGNLDPVVLLAGWPAVERAARAVVEDGRHAVDAGATGHVFNLGHGVLPDTDPGVLTDLVSLVHSL from the coding sequence ATGAGTACCCGTCGCGACCTCCCCGAGTCGCCGTATCTGGCCGCCGTCACCGGCGGAAAACCCGGCCGGCTCCCGGTGTGGTTCATGCGGCAGGCCGGCCGTTCGCTGCCCGAGTACCGTGCGCTGCGCGCCCAGACCGACATGCTGTCGGCCTGCTTCGACGCCGAACTGGTCTGCGAGATCACCCTGCAGCCGGTGCGCCGGCATGGCGTCGACGCGGCGATATTGTTCTCCGACATCGTGGTGCCGCTGCTCGGCGCGGGGGTCGACCTGGACATCGTCGCCGGCGTCGGGCCGGTGATCGCGTCGCCGGTGCGCACCGCGGGCGACATCGACGCCATGAAGCCCCTTGACCGGCAACGCATTCAGCCGGTGTCCGACGCGGTCACGCTGCTGGTGGCCGCGCTCGGCGACGTCCCGCTGATCGGGTTCGCGGGTGCGCCGTTCACCCTGGCGTCCTACTTGATCGAGGGCGGCCCGAGCCGCCACCACGCCCGCACCAAGGCGATGATGCTGGCCGAACCGGACAGCTGGCACGCGCTGATGGAGAAGCTGACCGACATCACCGTGGGCTTCCTGCGGGCGCAGGTGGAGGCCGGGGTGGACGCCATTCAGGTGTTCGACTCGTGGGCGGGTGCGCTGTCGCTCGCCGACTACCGCACCTACGTGGAACCGCACAGCGCCCGGGTTTTCGGCGCGCTGGCCGAGCACGGCGTGCCAATGACGCACTTCGGGGTGGGCACCGCCGAACTGCTCGGCGCCATGTCGACGGTCGGCGCGACGGTGGTGGGGGTCGACTGGCGTACCTCGCTCACCGATGCGGCGGCGCGCGTCGCGCCCGGCACGGCGCTGCAGGGCAACCTCGATCCCGTGGTCCTGCTGGCGGGGTGGCCCGCCGTGGAACGCGCCGCCCGGGCCGTCGTCGAGGACGGGCGCCACGCCGTCGACGCGGGCGCAACCGGTCACGTCTTCAACCTTGGCCATGGCGTGCTGCCCGACACCGACCCCGGTGTGCTGACCGACCTGGTGTCGCTGGTCCACTCCTTATGA